GGTTCGGTTTGAAATGGTTTTTCCAGGGGATTCCTGCTTTTTTTCAGAGTCTGAAACGGGATCGTAAAAATATCGGGCAAATCATCTGGGGGCTGTATGTCATCATGATCGGCAGTGTACTCCTTGGAAACAACCTCGGGTATTTCGACTATACACTCGCAGATGTCTGGAACTGGACGTGGCCGGTCCTGATCATCTATCTCGGCTTCAAAATCCTCTTTGACAGAGAAGGTGACGTGGTCATTCACCTCGGGCCTGATGATGTGGAAAAATACAGCCGGAAATCCAAGAGTCCATACCACGATGATCCGGAACCGATGGACGTGCATGACAAAATCAGCAAGGCTGGGCGAAAAGCGGAAAAAGCCCGGGCAAAAGCCGAAGCATTTGCAGAAGGACACACCGGTAAACACCAAAAGGCCTTTGAAAGCTGCTCGACAGGTTCCAAACGGTCTTTGATCGGAGACTTTAAACTTGGCAAGAAACCTTGGGAACCGGATGGGCAGGATCTTTCTCTCGGCATCGGAGACGTGGAGATTGATTTCACAAAAGCTGTGCTGAAAGAGGGACGCAATGAAATGCGGGTGAACTGCTGGATCGGGGACGTGAACGTCCTGATTCCCCGTCATATTCCAGTGAAAGTGGAAGCGGAGGTGAAGCTTGGCGAAGTGACCCTGTTCGACGACTCCTAT
This Salisediminibacterium beveridgei DNA region includes the following protein-coding sequences:
- the liaF gene encoding cell wall-active antibiotics response protein LiaF, giving the protein MKNLLAFFIILLGIGFLLTNLGIIEGSFSDILSTYWPLAVIWFGLKWFFQGIPAFFQSLKRDRKNIGQIIWGLYVIMIGSVLLGNNLGYFDYTLADVWNWTWPVLIIYLGFKILFDREGDVVIHLGPDDVEKYSRKSKSPYHDDPEPMDVHDKISKAGRKAEKARAKAEAFAEGHTGKHQKAFESCSTGSKRSLIGDFKLGKKPWEPDGQDLSLGIGDVEIDFTKAVLKEGRNEMRVNCWIGDVNVLIPRHIPVKVEAEVKLGEVTLFDDSYSGTGRSASYTSPDFDDAKEQLIILIQLNIGEIEVMTVD